The nucleotide sequence TTCCTGCCACACATGCTCTTACTTTTTGCAAATGTTTTcgcatttttcttttcataatttAGGGGAATATTTCTGACTCTACAAGCCAGGTCCATCTCACCAAAGAAAGCCTATGTGAACTAAACAAAGACGAGTTTGACAATCCAAAAAGAAGTTTTCTTCTCTATAACTATTATAGGAGGTgggaagtaaaaataaaatagaacatTCAAAAActttagctaaaaaaaaaaaaaaaacaagcctAGTTAAATTAGACTGAATTTTTATTCATCATTATGCATTTAAATAGGTAATTAAACTCTAACAAACTCATAAGGAATTTAGTTATACTCTTAGCTATCTTCATAGgacttatatttttcttctctaccaTTTCATTTTGTTCAGGAATTTAGTTGGTTGTTAACTGCCTCTCTATCTCctcaatatttttctatgtGAGCAAATTTATTACAGTAGTAACATTGAATTGACTTATGATTATAACTTTAACCTTTTTCGCTAAACTCATTTTGGTAATGGTTGTGGTTGCCTTAATGTCCACCACCTCTTCCATCTCTTCCActtcctctctctcttctaCCATAGAAACAATACTCTCCATGTCTTCTTTTGTTATTAGACTTCTTATCGTTGCcttattgttttatctttagAAAATTGCAATTTAGTTTGGAATAGATTTCCAATAGATATTTCTTAATATCTTTTCAACCTTTCTCCATGGGATTGAAGGGAACCAAATAACTCATCAATGGTTAGTACATTTAAATCCGTGGACTCTTCTATTGCTATAATTATACAATCACACTTCTTAAACAAACTTCTTAAGCATATTACAAAAGTAATCATGAAGACAATTACTATCTTTCACTAGTGATgtttaaatttcttataaagagtttgaaatttaaaatttaagggtaAGTACCTTAGTTGTGCCTTTATATCCTGTTTGCAAAGTATCCCAAACATTTTTAGACTTTGTTATTATAAAAATCGAAGGAAATATAGTTTCTGGAACTACTTATTGGATAAAAGACTATGCGTTAACAACTTTCTTTTGTACATCTCTAATAGTCTTTGGAGGAATCTCCTTTCTTTCATAATCCTTATTCACAAGTTCCCATAAATCTTGAGAGATAAAAAGAGTCATTATCTTCATGCTCCAAACATCATATCCACTTCCTTGAAAAAGTGGGATGACAATTTCTGTTAAGATAagattaatattattttttatttgattaactTGACTCTAATACCAGATgatcattcaaaattaaaagttgTCTTATCCAAAACTATTAAGAAGTgagatgtaaaaataaaatggagcaCTTTAAATAAGCAATCAAACTCTAACAAACATCTAAATAAATCAACTACTAGCCTACTAATACTAATCCACTTATGTGCCgcgcatatatatatatatatatataaaagtcagTAGTATCTGTAGGGATTATTTACCTTTGATTTCAGGGATTGCTGAATTGTATGTGTATAATCTTGAATATATTTATGGGTCCATGTTAAGTACAGGCAAAGCAGATCGTAATCGAACACATTACTTCCTAGTGAAGGCGAAAGCAATAACATGGAAATAAAAAGCTTTTGTTTTGTGTTGTATTTACAGCCTTCATCCATGGCTAAAATGCCGGAAATAGTCAAAAGGAATGATTCAGGTTTGGAGATCTCAGAATATAACAGTAGCTTTTTTTGACCAAATAAACTGGGGCTATACTGGCAGCCAGTGGCTCCTGTCTTCCTGGTCTATTCCCATGACCCCACCTTTGCACAGTGATGCCGCCAAACCGTCAAATTCTAGCTGCTGCTGCATGGTCCAAcgacaaatcaaataaaaagagaTGACAGGTTTTAGAACAGGTCTTAACGATAATTCTTAATaggttttagaaaaaaaattacaaaattaacaaaattcagatcagaaatttaaatatgaaaactgGTTTTATTGGTTTATCCTTTAGGAAGTGCTTATGTAGTTTATTTATAAAGCAAAAGtcccaaaaaatatttcttgTTCATAATATTCtacaaattaaaaatgtattttttatttaaattatgacCACTGACGAGACCAATCATTTTATTAATGTAACACCTATAATAATTCTGGAATTTTTTTACAATAGTTATGTTGTGTTGGGATCATAATAAAGGAAAAGCATAAAATgtagagaattaaaaaaatccatttcattTATCATACATACAAATaggaagaaaatcaaataaatacatataaatttaaaatgttataaaacaaataaaaaaaatgtattaagattaaatatcttaatacatatcttaatacattcaaaattctTCTTATtgggaatttaaatttaaaattttcatcatatatATCACCTCAAAAAATTTGACAAATATCTCAAAAAAGTCATAAATTAGCTGAGGGACTTGTTCCTATATACTTGTAATGCCTACGCCTATTTCAAGGTTTTACTGGTTTTTGCAGGTTGAAAGTCAATGGAGGACTGCCTCAATGCCCTAGCCTACAAGCAGCCTCATTAAAGCAGCCTCATTAATTGAAGGGTAAAACACCAATGAACCGAAGACAAGAAAGAGTCTAAGCCAAGACCCATGAGACCATTCAAACGTTGAACAGCATACTTGGTCCACTCCCATTCCCTATATATAATCCAGGTTGCATCGCTTCCCCATTTCACTACACTTCTTCAAGCCTAAGCCACTCAATACATATCCAATAGAATTTACCAATCTTAGCAACAAGCAGAAACTCATGCAAATCACACAAGGAGAGGACATGGCAAATCTTCAATCTTCATCAGGTGTTATTACGTCGGTGACTTATTCCTCATCTCGTTGCCGGAGAGGAATGGCAAGAGCTACTATCAATATGCCTAAGCTCCGGACCGGCAGCCTATCTCTGAAGCTCCCCGCTAGAGATTTGGTACAGGAAGTACTGGACATGGGAGTTAGTCTAACAGCTGCAACCACCGGCCATGTGGAGAAGAAATACGAGTCCATAACTGATACTACTTTCCCTTCTGTGAGCAATGTTTCTGATCCTATGGTGATTGCTAAGCTCCATGCAATCATGGAGGCTGTTGCAGATAGAGTGGAGATGCATAAGAATATTGGGGAGCAGCGTGATAATTGGAACCATCTTCTTTTGACATCTATTAATGGAATCACTCTCGCTGCTGCAACCATGGCTGGAATTGCTGCTACAAGTGTAGGAGGACCCCTTGTGGCCCTCAAGCTCTCTTCAACTCTGATGTATTTGGCAGCCACTGTGATGTTGGTGGTGATGAATAAGATCCAGCCATCTCAACTGGTCGAAGAACAGCGCAATGCTGCGAGGTTGTTTAAGCAGCTTCATGGCCAGATTCAAAGAACACTCTCTTGTGGCACTCCTACTAGTACCGACGTTGAGGAAGTTATGGAGAAAGTTTTGTCACTGGACAAGGCCTTCCCGCTTCCTTTACTAGGAGCGATGCTTGATAAATTCCCCAAAACTGTGGAGCCTGCTGTATGGTGGCCGCAGCACAGGCAAAGGCAGGACAGGCAGAGTGGCAGAACAGATGGAAATGGTTGGAGCGTGGAGTTGgaagaagaaatgagagaagtaGTTGGGGTTTTGAAGAGGAAGGACACTGAAGACTATTTGAGGCTGGGCAAAATAGCCTTGAAAATTAACAGGATGCTCGCCATTTCTGGTCCCTTATTGACAGGCTTAGCGGCTTGTGGAACTGCGTTCGTGGGATCTTCTCACGGTCCCTGGGCCGCGACACTAGGAGTCGTAGCTGGAGCCATGGCAAGCGTGGTGAACACAATGGAGCATGGCGGGCAAGTGGGCATGGTGTTTGAGATGTATAGAAGCAACGCAGGCTTCTTCCGGCTGATGGAAGAGACCATAGAGTCAAATCTGAATGAAAGAGATGTGGGGAGGAGAGAGAATGGGGAATTGTTCGCAATGAAGGTGGCTCTAAAGCTAGGAAGAAGCTTGTCCGGGCTCAAGGGTCTGGCAGCATcctcttattcttcttctaaGAAAGGAGAGGCCATTGAAGAGTTCGCAAGCAAACTCTTCTAATAATCATCCTCAGTTTTGTTGATAAAAACACTAAATCTTGTACATCTAAGCTAACCTAACACAATAGAGCTGTACAATGTAGTAAtacattcattcattcattcaattGAAATCAGACTGGTAAAGGTCTGAATATTACATGGAAATTGAATTAGTCCATTTTCTATACAGCAATTTGAAAACAACTACTCaacaaaactgaaaattaaaatttt is from Vitis riparia cultivar Riparia Gloire de Montpellier isolate 1030 chromosome 10, EGFV_Vit.rip_1.0, whole genome shotgun sequence and encodes:
- the LOC117923251 gene encoding probable F-box protein At4g22030, translated to MANLQSSSGVITSVTYSSSRCRRGMARATINMPKLRTGSLSLKLPARDLVQEVLDMGVSLTAATTGHVEKKYESITDTTFPSVSNVSDPMVIAKLHAIMEAVADRVEMHKNIGEQRDNWNHLLLTSINGITLAAATMAGIAATSVGGPLVALKLSSTLMYLAATVMLVVMNKIQPSQLVEEQRNAARLFKQLHGQIQRTLSCGTPTSTDVEEVMEKVLSLDKAFPLPLLGAMLDKFPKTVEPAVWWPQHRQRQDRQSGRTDGNGWSVELEEEMREVVGVLKRKDTEDYLRLGKIALKINRMLAISGPLLTGLAACGTAFVGSSHGPWAATLGVVAGAMASVVNTMEHGGQVGMVFEMYRSNAGFFRLMEETIESNLNERDVGRRENGELFAMKVALKLGRSLSGLKGLAASSYSSSKKGEAIEEFASKLF